The Microbulbifer hydrolyticus genome has a segment encoding these proteins:
- a CDS encoding AbgT family transporter produces MTTSASPSDIQPAGSGKKTAFTRFLDTVEWLGNLLPHPITLFAIFAVGVVILSGIASFFGLSVVDPRPVGAAGRSADGVIQVVNLLSGEGLRTIVTTLVTNFTGFAPLGTVLVALLGVGIAEHSGLLSAAVRGMVLKASKHTVTVTVVFAGIISNTASELGYVVLIPLAAMIFHSLGRHPLAGLAAAFAGVSGGYSANLLLGTVDPLLSGITESAAHMIDPNYVVGPEVNWYFMIISTFLITALGSWVTMSIVEPKLGKYDNSEASVDLSQDKMTQLTAEEKRGLKFAGLAVLGVCGLLALTIVPEWGALRNQETGAVAGSPFLKGIVALIVVFFAIPGFVYGKAVGTMNNDRDVIDAMSKSMGTMGMYIVLVFFAAQFVAFFKMTNLGTIFAVLGAEALQSIGLTGPILFLFFIMMCGVVNLSLGSASAQWAVTAPIFVPMLMLLGYAPEVIQAAYRIGDSVTNIITPMMSYFGLIVSFATRYKKDLGMGTLIATMIPYSIFFFIGWTALFFLWVFVAGMPVGPGAATYFNM; encoded by the coding sequence ATGACGACATCCGCTTCCCCCAGTGACATCCAGCCCGCCGGCTCCGGCAAGAAAACAGCCTTCACCCGCTTCCTCGATACCGTGGAATGGCTGGGCAACCTGCTCCCGCACCCGATTACCCTGTTCGCCATCTTTGCGGTGGGCGTGGTCATACTCAGTGGTATCGCCTCCTTCTTTGGCCTGTCCGTGGTTGATCCACGCCCGGTCGGTGCTGCGGGACGTTCCGCCGACGGCGTTATCCAGGTGGTCAATCTGCTGTCTGGCGAGGGGCTCAGGACCATCGTCACCACGCTGGTGACCAACTTCACTGGCTTCGCGCCACTGGGCACGGTGCTGGTGGCGTTGCTGGGCGTGGGCATTGCCGAGCACTCGGGACTGCTATCCGCGGCGGTACGCGGCATGGTGCTGAAAGCCTCCAAACACACCGTGACCGTGACTGTGGTATTTGCGGGCATTATCTCCAACACCGCCTCCGAGCTCGGCTACGTGGTGCTGATCCCACTGGCAGCGATGATCTTCCACTCCCTCGGCCGCCACCCCCTGGCGGGCCTGGCTGCGGCCTTTGCCGGTGTCTCCGGCGGCTACAGCGCCAACCTGCTGCTGGGCACCGTGGACCCGCTGTTGTCCGGTATTACCGAATCCGCCGCGCATATGATCGATCCCAACTACGTGGTGGGCCCGGAGGTGAACTGGTACTTCATGATTATCAGCACCTTCCTGATCACCGCCCTGGGCAGCTGGGTAACCATGTCCATCGTCGAGCCCAAACTGGGCAAATACGACAACAGTGAGGCCTCTGTCGATCTGTCCCAGGACAAGATGACCCAGCTCACCGCCGAGGAAAAACGCGGCCTGAAGTTCGCCGGCCTCGCGGTACTTGGGGTGTGTGGTTTGCTGGCACTTACCATCGTTCCCGAGTGGGGCGCGCTGCGCAACCAGGAAACCGGCGCCGTGGCCGGCTCGCCGTTCCTGAAAGGGATTGTGGCGTTGATCGTGGTGTTCTTCGCGATTCCCGGGTTTGTCTACGGCAAGGCCGTGGGTACCATGAACAATGACCGCGATGTGATCGACGCAATGTCGAAGAGCATGGGCACCATGGGCATGTATATTGTGCTGGTGTTCTTCGCCGCGCAGTTTGTGGCCTTCTTCAAGATGACCAACCTGGGCACCATTTTCGCGGTGCTGGGTGCCGAGGCACTGCAGAGCATCGGCCTGACCGGTCCGATCCTGTTCCTGTTCTTTATCATGATGTGTGGTGTGGTCAACCTGAGTCTGGGTAGCGCGTCCGCGCAGTGGGCGGTGACGGCGCCGATCTTCGTGCCGATGCTGATGCTGCTGGGCTATGCGCCGGAAGTCATCCAGGCCGCTTACCGTATCGGCGACTCGGTGACCAATATCATTACCCCGATGATGAGCTACTTTGGCCTGATCGTGTCTTTCGCCACCCGCTACAAGAAAGACCTGGGCATGGGCACGTTGATCGCCACCATGATCCCCTACTCCATCTTCTTCTTTATCGGCTGGACTGCACTGTTCTTCCTGTGGGTATTCGTCGCCGGCATGCCGGTTGGACCCGGAGCGGCCACTTACTTCAACATGTAA
- a CDS encoding OmpW/AlkL family protein gives MKAAKKAATLTAALLATALSASQCLADYEQGDFIVRVGWGLVAPDDDSEWLRLDNTLDLPDTRVYVDDGDSATFTGTWLFADHFGLGLLVALPFEHDLDVVGLPDPDSEGRLGKVELGSIEHLPPTLTVQWFPVCKESWVQPYVGIGVNFTTFGDEEISNVAQKYFEDELGALSNADLELDDSWGLAAELGVDIMFGRDSNWLFNAAVWYLDIDTEAKIDFRSRGDYFNRITTDVDIDPWVYSVGLGYKF, from the coding sequence ATGAAAGCAGCCAAGAAGGCCGCCACACTTACCGCCGCCCTGCTCGCTACCGCCCTGAGCGCCAGCCAGTGTCTCGCCGACTACGAACAGGGCGACTTCATCGTCCGGGTCGGCTGGGGACTCGTGGCGCCCGACGACGACTCCGAGTGGCTGCGGCTCGACAACACGCTGGACCTCCCCGACACCCGTGTATATGTAGACGACGGCGACAGCGCCACGTTTACCGGCACCTGGCTGTTTGCCGACCACTTCGGCCTCGGCCTGCTCGTCGCACTGCCATTTGAGCACGACCTCGACGTCGTCGGCCTGCCGGATCCGGACAGCGAGGGCCGGCTGGGCAAAGTCGAGCTCGGCAGTATCGAGCACCTGCCGCCCACGCTTACCGTACAGTGGTTTCCCGTGTGCAAGGAATCCTGGGTGCAGCCTTACGTCGGTATCGGAGTGAACTTCACCACGTTTGGGGATGAAGAGATCAGCAATGTCGCACAGAAATATTTCGAGGATGAACTCGGTGCCCTGAGCAATGCCGATCTGGAACTGGACGACTCCTGGGGGCTCGCCGCTGAACTCGGCGTAGACATCATGTTCGGCCGCGACAGCAACTGGCTGTTCAATGCTGCGGTCTGGTATCTGGATATCGATACCGAAGCCAAAATCGACTTTCGCTCAAGAGGCGACTATTTCAACCGTATCACCACGGATGTCGATATCGACCCCTGGGTTTACTCCGTGGGGCTCGGCTACAAGTTCTGA
- a CDS encoding glutamine amidotransferase-related protein, which translates to MKIGVLKTDDVREQLVGEFGEYPEMFADLLQREDPSLEFVTYEVQHGHYPDEIDEVDAYLITGSKTGVYEDKPWIPPLMDFVRELHRREKPTLGICFGHQLIAHALGGETRKSEKGWGVGVHSYEVQETPAWMAEPQPSFSLLVSHQDQVVAPAPGTKVIASSDFCPYALLQVGEHMLTMQAHPEFTKPYSKGLMELRQEVFGEDMVAKGKDSLQNDIHTSAVARWMLEFLKSAS; encoded by the coding sequence ATGAAGATTGGTGTGCTGAAAACCGATGATGTGCGCGAGCAGTTGGTGGGGGAGTTTGGCGAGTACCCGGAGATGTTTGCGGACCTGTTGCAGCGCGAGGATCCATCCCTGGAGTTTGTGACCTATGAGGTACAGCACGGCCACTATCCCGATGAGATCGATGAGGTGGATGCCTACCTGATCACCGGCAGCAAGACCGGGGTGTATGAGGACAAGCCGTGGATTCCACCGTTGATGGATTTTGTGCGCGAGCTGCACCGCCGCGAGAAGCCGACGCTGGGCATCTGTTTCGGCCACCAGTTGATTGCCCATGCACTGGGTGGTGAGACGCGCAAGTCGGAGAAGGGCTGGGGCGTAGGGGTACACAGCTACGAGGTGCAGGAGACGCCGGCGTGGATGGCGGAACCGCAGCCGTCGTTCAGTCTGCTGGTGAGCCACCAGGACCAGGTGGTGGCGCCGGCTCCGGGGACGAAGGTCATTGCATCCAGTGATTTCTGCCCGTATGCGTTGTTACAGGTCGGTGAGCACATGCTTACCATGCAGGCGCACCCCGAATTCACCAAGCCCTATTCCAAGGGGCTGATGGAGCTGCGCCAGGAAGTATTTGGTGAGGATATGGTCGCGAAGGGCAAAGATTCCCTGCAGAACGACATTCACACCAGTGCAGTTGCCCGTTGGATGCTGGAGTTCCTCAAGAGCGCTTCGTAA
- a CDS encoding thioredoxin family protein: protein MALTPSTMIPLGTPMPAFKLPDPTGSVVSSDDYAGKPLLVMFICNHCPFVKHIAAALSEFAEQYQPAGLGIVAINSNDLANYPEDSPEKMQEEVAARGYRFAYLVDEDQSVAKAFDAACTPDFFLFDREGKLAYRGQFDDSRPGNNEPVNGKDLRAAVDKILAGEKPGEDQVPSVGCNIKWK from the coding sequence ATGGCCCTCACCCCCTCAACCATGATTCCGCTGGGCACCCCCATGCCCGCCTTCAAACTCCCGGACCCCACCGGTAGTGTTGTTAGCAGTGACGATTACGCCGGCAAACCGCTGCTGGTCATGTTTATCTGCAACCATTGCCCGTTCGTAAAACACATTGCCGCAGCCCTGTCCGAATTCGCCGAGCAATACCAACCCGCCGGCCTTGGCATCGTTGCCATCAATAGTAACGACCTCGCCAATTACCCTGAAGACAGCCCGGAAAAAATGCAGGAAGAGGTGGCGGCGCGAGGCTACCGGTTTGCGTACCTGGTGGATGAGGATCAGTCGGTGGCGAAGGCATTCGATGCGGCCTGCACACCGGACTTTTTTCTTTTTGATCGGGAAGGAAAACTGGCGTACCGCGGCCAGTTCGATGACAGCCGGCCGGGAAATAATGAGCCGGTAAACGGGAAAGATTTGCGCGCGGCTGTGGATAAGATTCTGGCGGGAGAGAAACCGGGGGAAGATCAGGTGCCTTCTGTCGGCTGTAATATCAAATGGAAGTGA
- a CDS encoding urease accessory protein UreD, producing MNQLVIPDPTTAKAAEAGRWHADLELQFERGERGCRLARNRHRGPLYVQKPFFPEGRDLAHVYLLHPPGGLVSGDRLDIRVEVKKDARALVTTTGAGRVYRARSDGLLQSQNTFLRVGEGASLEWLPLENIAYPGANGAMHTRIELARDSRFSAWEITSLGLPACDATFGNGSLLQRLEIFREGVPLLIESLRLQGVAGSTDGLLSARAGLQGHPVNGLLVMGPFAPAESVQEACRAVLAAHEKRCLAGITLVSEMIVVRALGKCAFEVRALLTELWELLRPELLGRAACAPRIWRT from the coding sequence ATGAACCAACTTGTCATTCCGGATCCGACTACCGCAAAGGCCGCCGAGGCGGGCCGTTGGCATGCGGATCTGGAGCTGCAGTTTGAGCGGGGTGAGCGGGGCTGCCGGTTGGCGCGCAATCGTCATCGCGGACCTTTATACGTGCAGAAGCCGTTTTTCCCCGAAGGGCGGGATCTGGCGCATGTCTACCTGTTGCACCCTCCCGGCGGGCTGGTGTCGGGGGACCGACTGGATATCCGGGTTGAGGTAAAAAAAGACGCGCGGGCCCTGGTGACGACAACGGGTGCGGGCCGGGTCTACCGGGCGCGGAGTGATGGACTGCTGCAGAGCCAGAATACCTTTTTGCGTGTGGGCGAGGGCGCAAGTCTCGAGTGGTTACCGCTGGAAAATATTGCCTACCCCGGTGCCAACGGTGCCATGCACACCCGGATCGAGCTGGCGCGAGATAGTCGATTTTCTGCGTGGGAAATTACCTCACTTGGCCTGCCCGCATGCGATGCAACTTTTGGCAACGGTAGCCTCCTGCAGCGTCTGGAAATTTTTCGCGAAGGTGTGCCGCTGCTGATCGAGTCGCTGCGCCTGCAGGGTGTCGCGGGGTCTACAGACGGCCTGCTTTCCGCGCGTGCGGGACTGCAGGGGCATCCGGTAAATGGTCTGCTGGTGATGGGACCTTTTGCACCGGCGGAGTCGGTACAGGAGGCCTGCCGCGCAGTTTTAGCTGCGCACGAAAAGCGCTGCCTCGCCGGGATCACCCTGGTCTCCGAAATGATCGTCGTGCGTGCGCTGGGCAAATGTGCCTTCGAGGTGCGCGCCCTGCTGACCGAGTTATGGGAATTGTTACGGCCCGAGCTGCTCGGGCGCGCCGCCTGTGCACCGCGTATCTGGCGCACCTGA
- a CDS encoding urease subunit gamma: protein MELLPREKDKLLVFTAALLAERRLARGLKLNYPEAVALITMEIMEGARDGKTVAELMGYGREILRADQVIDGVAELVHEVQVEATFPDGTKLVTVHNPIS from the coding sequence ATGGAATTACTGCCGAGAGAAAAAGACAAGCTGCTGGTATTTACCGCGGCCCTGCTGGCGGAGCGCCGTCTGGCGCGGGGACTGAAGCTGAATTATCCGGAGGCGGTGGCCCTGATCACCATGGAGATCATGGAGGGCGCCCGCGACGGCAAGACGGTTGCCGAGCTGATGGGCTATGGCCGCGAAATCCTGCGCGCGGACCAGGTAATCGATGGGGTGGCGGAGCTGGTTCACGAGGTGCAGGTGGAAGCGACTTTCCCGGACGGGACCAAGCTGGTCACCGTACACAACCCCATAAGCTGA
- a CDS encoding urease subunit beta has product MIPGEIQVAAHKGDIELNRGRETRTLRVENTGDRPVQVGSHYHFYEVNPALRFERERARGFHLNIASGTAVRFEPGQGREVELVAYAGRRMVYGFRGEVMGALDDTGESIV; this is encoded by the coding sequence ATGATTCCAGGAGAAATCCAGGTCGCCGCGCACAAGGGCGATATCGAACTCAACCGCGGTCGTGAAACCCGCACCCTGCGGGTGGAAAATACCGGTGATCGCCCGGTTCAGGTTGGCTCCCATTACCACTTTTACGAAGTCAACCCGGCGCTGCGTTTCGAGCGGGAACGCGCGCGTGGTTTTCACCTGAATATTGCCTCCGGAACCGCGGTGCGATTCGAGCCGGGGCAGGGGCGTGAGGTGGAGTTGGTGGCTTATGCGGGTCGCCGCATGGTGTACGGTTTCCGCGGTGAAGTGATGGGTGCCCTGGATGACACAGGAGAATCCATCGTATGA
- the ureC gene encoding urease subunit alpha, which produces MSHMDRESYAQMFGPTTGDRVRLADTELWLQVEKDFTRYGDEVKFGGGKVIRDGMGQSQRPSSDTPDLVITNALILDHWGVVKADVAIKDGRIAGIGKAGNPDVQDGVDIIIGPGTEIIAGEGSILTAGAIDAHIHFICPQQVEEALMSGVTTMIGGGTGPATGTNATTCTPGPWNIGKMLQATDSLPMNFGFLGKGNASLPQALEEQLEAGACGLKLHEDWGTTPAAIDCCLSVAEKYDVQVAIHTDTLNESGFVDDTLGAFKGRAIHTYHTEGAGGGHAPDIIKACASPNVLPSSTNPTRPYTVNTVDEHLDMLMVCHHLDTSIPEDIAFADSRIRKETIAAEDIFHDLGAFSMIASDSQAMGRVGEVITRTWQTAHKMKVQRGNLTEDARGETEGADNFRARRYIAKYTINPAITHGIAHEVGSIEAGKLADLVLWKPAFFGIKPSMIIKGGMIAAAPMGDPNASIPTPQPVHYRPMFGAHGLAAANTSVTFVSKAALERDVAEKLGLQRGLVACKNTRSITKKDMLLNDWQPDVTVDPQTYEVRADGELLTCEPATELPLAQRYCLF; this is translated from the coding sequence ATGAGCCACATGGACAGAGAAAGCTACGCGCAGATGTTCGGCCCCACCACCGGCGATCGCGTGCGCCTGGCGGACACCGAGCTCTGGCTGCAGGTGGAAAAGGACTTCACCCGCTACGGTGACGAAGTGAAATTCGGCGGTGGCAAGGTAATTCGCGACGGCATGGGCCAGAGCCAGCGGCCGTCCTCGGATACCCCCGACCTGGTGATTACCAATGCGCTGATTCTGGACCACTGGGGCGTGGTCAAGGCGGATGTGGCGATAAAAGATGGTCGCATCGCCGGCATCGGCAAGGCGGGCAACCCGGATGTGCAGGATGGGGTGGATATCATTATCGGCCCGGGAACGGAAATTATTGCCGGTGAGGGTTCGATCCTGACCGCCGGCGCCATCGATGCACACATTCATTTTATCTGTCCACAGCAGGTGGAAGAGGCGCTGATGTCCGGTGTCACCACCATGATCGGTGGTGGCACCGGCCCCGCTACCGGCACCAACGCGACGACCTGCACGCCGGGGCCGTGGAATATCGGCAAGATGCTGCAGGCCACCGACAGCCTGCCGATGAACTTTGGCTTTCTCGGCAAGGGCAATGCCAGTCTGCCGCAAGCACTGGAAGAGCAACTGGAGGCCGGTGCCTGTGGCCTGAAACTGCACGAGGACTGGGGCACCACGCCGGCCGCCATCGACTGTTGCCTGAGCGTTGCCGAAAAGTACGACGTGCAGGTGGCGATCCACACCGACACCCTGAATGAGTCCGGGTTTGTCGACGACACTCTGGGCGCCTTCAAGGGGCGCGCCATACACACCTATCACACCGAGGGCGCCGGCGGTGGCCACGCGCCGGACATCATCAAAGCCTGCGCCTCACCCAACGTACTGCCGTCTTCCACCAATCCCACCCGGCCATATACCGTCAACACCGTGGACGAGCACCTGGATATGCTGATGGTGTGCCACCACCTGGATACCAGTATTCCGGAAGATATCGCGTTTGCGGACTCCCGCATTCGCAAGGAAACCATCGCCGCGGAAGATATCTTCCACGACCTGGGCGCCTTCAGCATGATCGCCTCAGACTCGCAGGCGATGGGGCGCGTGGGCGAGGTGATTACCCGCACCTGGCAGACCGCGCACAAGATGAAAGTGCAGCGCGGCAACCTGACCGAAGATGCCCGTGGTGAGACCGAAGGTGCGGACAATTTTCGCGCGCGTCGCTACATTGCCAAGTACACGATCAATCCGGCGATCACCCACGGCATCGCCCATGAAGTCGGCTCCATCGAAGCGGGAAAGCTCGCGGATCTGGTGTTATGGAAGCCGGCCTTCTTCGGTATCAAGCCATCGATGATCATCAAGGGGGGAATGATTGCCGCAGCGCCCATGGGGGATCCCAACGCGTCCATCCCCACGCCGCAACCGGTGCACTATCGCCCGATGTTCGGCGCCCATGGCCTGGCCGCTGCCAACACCTCGGTGACCTTTGTATCGAAGGCTGCACTGGAGCGTGACGTCGCGGAAAAACTCGGCCTGCAGCGCGGACTGGTGGCCTGCAAAAATACCCGCAGTATCACCAAAAAAGACATGCTGCTGAACGACTGGCAACCGGACGTCACCGTGGACCCACAGACTTACGAGGTGCGCGCCGACGGCGAACTGCTTACCTGCGAGCCCGCCACGGAATTGCCGCTGGCGCAGCGCTACTGCTTATTCTGA
- the ureE gene encoding urease accessory protein UreE: protein MTLDIYQRLGIDSGKAAQYSIVLDHLQRDRGRLRAKTTDGIEVRIFLERGKPLQVGEILQSQCGKWVKVMGAQEPVTTARCDDWFTFSRACYHLGNRHVKLQIANAEGEGERWLRITPDHVLEEMLELLGLSLKRETAVFIPESGAYSGGHSHSHAHSHSHSHHHSHAHDQNEHHHH from the coding sequence GTGACACTGGATATCTACCAGCGCCTGGGTATCGACAGCGGAAAGGCCGCGCAATATTCGATCGTGCTGGACCACCTGCAGCGAGACCGGGGACGGTTACGTGCAAAGACCACCGATGGCATCGAAGTGCGGATTTTTCTGGAGCGCGGTAAACCGCTTCAGGTCGGTGAAATACTGCAGAGCCAGTGCGGCAAGTGGGTGAAAGTAATGGGGGCGCAAGAGCCGGTGACCACCGCGCGCTGTGACGACTGGTTTACCTTCAGTCGCGCCTGCTATCACCTGGGGAATCGCCACGTCAAATTACAAATTGCCAATGCAGAGGGTGAGGGCGAACGCTGGCTGCGTATAACCCCGGATCACGTTCTGGAAGAGATGCTGGAGTTGCTGGGCCTGAGTCTGAAGCGGGAAACCGCGGTATTTATTCCCGAGTCTGGTGCCTACAGCGGAGGCCACTCTCACAGCCACGCGCACAGCCATTCGCACAGCCATCATCACAGTCACGCGCACGACCAGAATGAGCATCACCACCACTGA
- a CDS encoding urease accessory protein UreF — translation MSITTTDGALLRLLQLSSASLPVGGYAFSQGLEYAIDIGWVRNIDDTRDWLSLQLLESLAQVDCPLLLRCHRALQQNDTGQLQYWNHYALACRETRELRLTDTATGNALIRLLAQLHIEQPMGRQETSFITAFAIAAHHWHLNEDATVLGLVWGWLENQVAAATKLVPLGQSQAQQLIGEIQQQVPAAIARAQQLQDSELGAGLPALAIASAKHEHQYSRLFRS, via the coding sequence ATGAGCATCACCACCACTGACGGCGCGCTGCTGCGCCTGCTGCAACTCTCGAGCGCCAGCCTGCCGGTGGGGGGCTATGCGTTTTCCCAGGGCCTGGAATATGCCATCGACATTGGCTGGGTGAGAAATATCGACGACACGCGAGACTGGCTCTCGCTCCAACTACTGGAATCTCTGGCCCAGGTGGACTGCCCGCTACTACTGCGCTGTCATCGCGCCCTGCAGCAAAATGATACCGGGCAACTGCAGTACTGGAACCACTACGCCCTGGCCTGCCGTGAGACACGGGAACTGCGCCTCACCGACACCGCTACCGGTAACGCCCTGATCCGTCTGCTGGCGCAGCTGCACATCGAGCAGCCGATGGGGCGTCAGGAAACCAGTTTTATTACGGCCTTCGCGATTGCGGCACACCACTGGCACCTTAACGAAGACGCCACTGTCCTGGGGCTGGTCTGGGGCTGGCTCGAAAACCAGGTCGCTGCCGCTACCAAGCTGGTGCCACTGGGGCAGTCCCAGGCGCAGCAACTGATCGGTGAGATTCAGCAGCAGGTACCCGCAGCCATCGCCCGCGCGCAGCAGTTGCAGGACAGCGAACTCGGTGCTGGACTGCCGGCACTGGCCATCGCCAGTGCCAAACACGAACATCAATACAGCCGACTCTTCAGGTCGTAA
- the ureG gene encoding urease accessory protein UreG yields the protein MKKQTLRVGIGGPVGSGKTALLRELCSAMRDHYDIAVVTNDIYTQEDAKFLTQHEALSADRILGVETGGCPHTAIREDASMNLAAIDELIARHGDLDVVFVESGGDNLSATFSPELSDLTIYVIDVSAGDKIPRKGGPGITRSDLLIINKIDLAPLVGASLEVMDRDAKKMRGERPFVFSNLKAQKGLKEIIEFIVREGMLEEKAIPAIA from the coding sequence ATGAAAAAACAGACCTTGCGCGTCGGCATCGGCGGCCCGGTCGGCTCGGGTAAAACGGCACTGTTGCGTGAACTCTGCAGCGCCATGCGCGATCACTACGACATCGCCGTCGTCACCAACGACATCTACACCCAGGAAGACGCCAAATTCCTTACTCAGCATGAGGCCCTGAGCGCTGATCGCATTCTTGGTGTGGAGACCGGCGGCTGTCCCCACACCGCCATCCGTGAAGATGCCTCCATGAACCTCGCTGCCATCGACGAGCTCATTGCCCGTCATGGCGACCTGGACGTGGTATTCGTGGAAAGCGGCGGCGACAATCTCAGCGCGACCTTCAGCCCGGAACTCTCCGACCTGACCATTTACGTGATCGATGTTTCCGCCGGCGACAAAATTCCGCGCAAGGGCGGTCCCGGCATCACCCGCTCCGACCTGTTGATCATCAATAAAATCGACCTGGCCCCACTGGTCGGCGCGTCCCTGGAGGTCATGGATCGCGACGCGAAAAAAATGCGTGGCGAACGGCCTTTTGTATTCTCCAACCTGAAAGCACAGAAGGGCCTGAAAGAAATCATCGAATTCATCGTGCGAGAGGGAATGCTGGAAGAAAAAGCCATTCCCGCAATCGCGTGA
- a CDS encoding response regulator transcription factor has protein sequence MNTCDDTASPARTTADTHTGDIVLVVDDSPDTLSLINDTLEQAGIDALVALDGSQALNIARRLRPDMILLDAVMPGLDGFETCKLLKADPELASIPVIFMTGLTDSENIVRGLESGGVDYLTKPIQPNELLARMKVHLNNARLTSSAHQALDSTGQFLCTVDAAGRMHWATPQTYALLSSADAMEGILQRKMEADLQMWLSRSPGAGHRLKLEGLQKPLAVVFIEQRDSSTYLLKLVDDGGPAGEDILREKLSLTKRESEVLFWIANGKTNREIGEILDVSPRTVNKHLEGVFSKLGVENRTAAAGIAIRALNPDS, from the coding sequence ATGAATACCTGCGACGATACCGCAAGCCCCGCGCGGACAACCGCGGACACGCACACCGGGGATATCGTTCTGGTGGTGGACGATTCCCCGGACACCCTGAGCCTGATCAACGATACCCTGGAGCAGGCGGGTATTGATGCGCTCGTCGCCCTGGATGGCAGCCAGGCGCTGAATATTGCCCGCCGCCTGCGCCCGGACATGATCCTGCTGGATGCGGTGATGCCCGGACTGGACGGCTTTGAAACCTGCAAACTGCTGAAAGCCGACCCGGAACTGGCGTCGATCCCGGTCATCTTCATGACCGGACTGACAGACTCGGAAAATATCGTGAGAGGCCTGGAAAGTGGTGGCGTGGATTACCTGACCAAACCGATCCAGCCGAACGAGCTGCTGGCCCGCATGAAAGTGCACCTGAACAACGCACGCCTGACATCCAGCGCGCACCAGGCACTGGACTCAACAGGCCAGTTCCTGTGCACCGTGGATGCGGCGGGCCGCATGCACTGGGCTACGCCACAGACTTATGCGCTGCTGAGCAGTGCGGACGCCATGGAGGGAATACTGCAACGCAAAATGGAGGCGGATTTACAGATGTGGTTGTCGCGCAGCCCGGGCGCGGGCCACAGATTGAAGCTGGAGGGTTTGCAGAAGCCGCTGGCGGTGGTGTTTATTGAGCAGCGGGATAGCAGCACTTATCTATTAAAACTGGTGGACGATGGCGGTCCCGCCGGTGAGGATATTCTGCGAGAGAAGCTGTCACTGACCAAGCGGGAATCGGAAGTTTTGTTCTGGATAGCGAACGGAAAGACAAACCGGGAAATCGGCGAGATCCTCGATGTGAGTCCGCGCACCGTCAACAAACACCTCGAAGGGGTTTTCTCCAAGCTCGGGGTGGAGAACCGGACCGCCGCTGCGGGCATTGCCATTCGGGCGTTGAATCCGGACTCCTGA